A part of Cottoperca gobio chromosome 4, fCotGob3.1, whole genome shotgun sequence genomic DNA contains:
- the tm2d1 gene encoding TM2 domain-containing protein 1 yields MTAWVECLPAPNISCRLSNGTEFRFSGEEVGFNKTIPCRNVSGYSYKVAVALSLFLGWLGADRFYLGYPALVRPTT; encoded by the exons ATGACGGCGTGGG ttgaGTGCCTCCCAGCTCCAAACATCAGCTGTCGGCTCTCGAACGGGACGGAGTTCAGGTTCAGCGGGGAGGAGGTGGGCTTCAACAAAACCATCCCCTGCAGGAACGT GAGTGGTTATTCCTATAAAGTAGCAGTGGCTTTATCTCTGTTCCTGGGCTGGCTGGGAGCAGACCGCTTCTACCTGGGATACCCTGCTCTag tCAGACCAACAACCTGA